In Dehalococcoidales bacterium, a genomic segment contains:
- a CDS encoding protease inhibitor I42 family protein, with protein sequence MKRILVMVTLIAAFLAAAVGCGGENIKTYTNTGDTIEVKVNGEFVIALDSNPTTGYSWMPVYQNAEFELVADNYEQDPTDGMVLGAGGTQYLRFKALKEGVFKITLNYQRAIGGEADNKAVFNINVS encoded by the coding sequence ATGAAGAGGATACTGGTGATGGTTACTTTAATAGCGGCGTTTTTAGCGGCAGCGGTCGGCTGCGGCGGAGAAAATATCAAAACGTACACTAATACCGGCGATACGATAGAAGTAAAAGTAAACGGTGAATTTGTGATTGCCCTTGATTCCAACCCGACCACCGGTTATTCGTGGATGCCTGTTTATCAAAATGCGGAATTCGAACTGGTTGCCGATAACTACGAACAAGATCCAACAGACGGAATGGTACTCGGTGCCGGCGGAACGCAATATCTCCGCTTTAAGGCCTTAAAAGAAGGTGTTTTTAAAATCACCTTGAATTATCAGCGGGCCATTGGCGGTGAAGCGGATAATAAAGCTGTTTTTAATATTAACGTTTCCTAA
- the radC gene encoding DNA repair protein RadC, protein MADEINRDGHRKRLRERFITSGLTGFADYEIIELLLTLGSPRKDCKQQAKEAIKKFKTLRGVLEASPEELQQISGIGPHNSFGIAFVHEVAKQYLKDRVIEKQSLSSSQEVFDYLYHSMSGLKKEIFKVFYLNSQNQIIAIEDLFQGTVDSSVVHIREVIESAIKHKAVSMIFAHNHPSGNPTPSRSDKDLTRDLVMAAGTVGLKVLDHIVIGENKYYSFSGEGLICRYEEGFLELKARSLNEP, encoded by the coding sequence ATGGCAGATGAAATAAATCGAGACGGGCACCGAAAAAGATTACGCGAGAGATTTATTACGTCCGGGCTTACAGGGTTTGCCGACTACGAAATTATCGAGTTGTTGCTTACTTTGGGCTCCCCCAGAAAGGATTGCAAGCAACAGGCCAAAGAAGCGATCAAAAAGTTTAAAACACTGCGGGGCGTTTTGGAAGCCTCCCCCGAGGAATTGCAACAAATAAGCGGCATCGGTCCGCATAATTCGTTCGGAATTGCCTTTGTTCATGAAGTAGCCAAACAATACCTTAAAGATCGTGTAATCGAAAAACAATCCCTTTCTTCCTCTCAAGAAGTCTTTGATTATCTTTATCATTCAATGAGCGGCTTAAAAAAAGAAATCTTTAAGGTGTTCTATCTAAACAGCCAGAATCAAATAATTGCAATCGAGGATTTGTTCCAAGGCACGGTTGACAGCAGTGTGGTTCATATCCGCGAAGTAATCGAAAGCGCCATCAAACACAAAGCTGTTTCGATGATATTTGCTCATAACCACCCCTCCGGTAACCCCACCCCCAGCCGGAGCGACAAGGATTTGACGCGCGATTTGGTAATGGCGGCCGGAACAGTCGGGTTGAAGGTTTTAGACCATATTGTAATCGGTGAGAATAAGTATTATAGTTTTAGCGGTGAGGGTTTAATTTGCCGTTACGAAGAGGGATTCTTGGAACTTAAAGCAAGGAGCCTCAACGAACCTTAG
- a CDS encoding thiamine phosphate synthase, which yields MKGSKKFDLSAYLVIGPENTKGRPIIPIIKDAVEAMFTCVQIRSKTASARDLIEITCKASDVIAQSGRADEITLLVDDRLDVVLAARKQGAKVDGIHVGQADIPVDVCRYYLGKDSIIGLSARTHQLFEYIQTADVSDIDYFGAGPLRETTTKPDCGIGADGKIITRSLEEIAKLARISLIPVVVGGGVKSADIPALAQTGVGGFFVVTAVTGADNPKLAALELVQKWREYR from the coding sequence ATGAAGGGCAGTAAAAAATTCGACCTTTCGGCCTATTTGGTAATCGGGCCGGAAAATACCAAAGGGCGCCCCATTATCCCGATTATTAAAGATGCCGTTGAAGCGATGTTTACTTGTGTGCAGATTCGTTCTAAAACCGCTTCGGCACGTGATTTAATAGAGATAACCTGCAAAGCCTCTGATGTAATCGCACAATCCGGAAGGGCAGATGAAATTACTTTACTGGTGGATGACCGCCTTGATGTTGTATTGGCTGCCAGAAAGCAGGGCGCCAAAGTTGACGGAATCCATGTAGGGCAAGCTGATATTCCGGTTGATGTATGCCGTTACTATTTAGGGAAAGATTCAATTATCGGCTTATCGGCGAGAACGCATCAGTTATTTGAGTATATCCAAACGGCGGATGTTTCCGATATTGATTACTTCGGTGCCGGTCCGTTACGCGAAACAACAACCAAGCCCGATTGCGGTATCGGCGCGGACGGTAAGATAATTACGAGGAGCTTGGAAGAAATTGCCAAACTGGCAAGGATAAGCCTGATTCCGGTGGTGGTGGGGGGCGGGGTTAAATCGGCCGATATTCCGGCGCTCGCCCAAACGGGGGTCGGCGGTTTTTTTGTTGTTACGGCGGTTACCGGGGCGGATAACCCCAAGCTTGCCGCCTTAGAACTTGTTCAAAAATGGCGGGAATATCGCTAG
- the smpB gene encoding SsrA-binding protein SmpB, whose amino-acid sequence MTIKTIATNRKAYHDYNILEKFEAGIVLTGTEIKSIRSGRVNLGQAFVKPERGEIWLINAHIARYESGSYMSHEPTRTRKLLLHRKEIRNLIAKTSEKGSTLVPLSLYIKGHVAKVQIALAKGKKQYDKRQAIIQRDAEREMDRTIKNRKRL is encoded by the coding sequence ATGACTATAAAAACAATTGCCACTAATCGTAAGGCTTACCACGATTATAATATTTTAGAAAAATTTGAGGCCGGGATAGTGCTGACCGGAACGGAGATAAAATCCATCCGTTCGGGAAGGGTTAACCTCGGACAGGCCTTTGTTAAGCCCGAGCGCGGAGAGATTTGGCTTATTAACGCCCATATTGCGCGCTACGAATCCGGCAGTTACATGAGCCACGAGCCGACGCGCACGCGCAAGTTGCTTCTGCACCGTAAAGAAATCAGAAATCTGATTGCCAAAACAAGCGAAAAGGGCTCGACATTGGTACCGTTAAGCCTGTATATTAAAGGGCATGTTGCCAAAGTTCAAATTGCGCTGGCAAAGGGTAAAAAGCAATACGATAAACGCCAGGCGATTATCCAGCGTGATGCTGAAAGAGAAATGGACCGGACGATTAAAAACCGGAAAAGATTATAA
- the thiM gene encoding hydroxyethylthiazole kinase, whose protein sequence is MVNKKEIQKQIINAVETVKQTNPVVGSITNAVSINFVANAQLAVGGSAAMVYLPEEGEILAGLGEATYINMGTLIPIYEQTLPRVAKLLHETGKHWVLDPVAIGIGSFRSQVLAQFKEYKPSVIRGNASEIIALAGLWGLEGGSGKSRVRGVDSTDAVVSAKSAAVALAKWTGGAVAVSGETDLITDGNLTVYSYGGSHLMEKITGGGCSLGGVVTVYLAVTAPLIAALTASAAYNLAGKIAEKEANGPASFQICFLDELHKATAEEIAANPFEIEEV, encoded by the coding sequence ATGGTTAACAAAAAAGAAATTCAAAAACAAATCATAAATGCCGTTGAAACGGTAAAACAAACCAATCCGGTGGTTGGCTCAATTACGAATGCCGTTTCGATTAATTTTGTTGCCAATGCCCAACTTGCCGTCGGCGGTTCCGCCGCGATGGTTTATTTACCCGAAGAGGGTGAGATTTTAGCCGGTTTGGGTGAGGCGACTTATATCAATATGGGGACGCTTATCCCGATTTACGAGCAGACACTGCCGAGGGTTGCCAAGTTATTGCATGAAACCGGGAAACACTGGGTTTTAGACCCGGTGGCAATCGGGATTGGCTCTTTTCGGTCGCAGGTATTGGCACAGTTTAAAGAATATAAGCCGTCCGTTATCAGGGGCAACGCTTCCGAGATTATTGCCTTAGCCGGTTTATGGGGTCTGGAGGGCGGTTCCGGGAAATCCCGCGTTCGCGGGGTTGATTCTACGGATGCGGTTGTTTCCGCCAAATCAGCGGCTGTTGCTCTCGCAAAGTGGACCGGAGGTGCCGTTGCGGTATCGGGAGAAACGGATTTAATTACCGACGGCAATTTAACGGTTTATTCTTATGGCGGGTCGCACTTGATGGAAAAAATCACCGGCGGGGGGTGTTCCCTGGGCGGGGTCGTTACGGTCTATTTGGCGGTTACCGCTCCTTTGATTGCCGCACTTACCGCTTCTGCGGCGTATAATCTGGCGGGTAAAATTGCCGAAAAAGAGGCAAACGGACCGGCAAGTTTTCAGATTTGTTTCCTTGACGAATTACATAAGGCAACCGCAGAGGAAATTGCCGCCAATCCGTTTGAAATTGAGGAGGTCTAA
- a CDS encoding thiamine-binding protein: protein MNTLVAVAIAPFGVGDELAPEVAEVIRVIRKSGLPNRTSAMFTEIEGEWDEVMQVVKEATFVLASKGIRTEVVLKADVRPGFSNTINAKVDKINVILAEDNEGQ, encoded by the coding sequence ATGAATACATTGGTTGCGGTGGCGATTGCGCCTTTCGGGGTCGGCGACGAGCTTGCGCCTGAGGTAGCCGAGGTGATTAGGGTAATCCGCAAATCCGGGTTACCGAATCGTACAAGCGCGATGTTTACCGAAATTGAAGGCGAGTGGGACGAGGTGATGCAAGTTGTTAAAGAAGCGACGTTTGTTCTTGCTTCAAAAGGCATTCGCACGGAGGTTGTTTTGAAGGCCGATGTACGCCCGGGGTTTTCAAACACCATCAATGCCAAAGTGGATAAAATAAACGTTATTCTGGCGGAAGATAATGAAGGGCAGTAA
- a CDS encoding 50S ribosomal protein L25, with product MSDIKLKASKRTVFGKRTRYLRRQGVTPTHVFGNGIKSLALQCDNDELKKLITRVGVTRLIDLQIEKERKPRHVFIREIQRDVLSGELLHVDFYQVDKTEKMTAEIPIILSGESPALKTKTNIIEQLINSIQVEAFPAEMPPHIEIDISNLAQDGDSVYVKDIVFEDDVATTADPEQLIAKITKIKAIAEEEVEVTAAEDAETVSTPDSEATDETEPAAE from the coding sequence GGCAAGGAGTTACCCCCACACATGTTTTTGGGAACGGAATTAAATCCCTTGCCCTACAATGCGATAACGACGAACTCAAGAAATTGATTACACGTGTCGGGGTCACCCGCTTGATTGACCTTCAAATAGAAAAAGAAAGAAAACCGCGCCACGTTTTTATTCGTGAGATTCAACGCGATGTTCTGAGCGGAGAATTGTTGCACGTTGATTTTTACCAGGTGGATAAGACGGAAAAAATGACCGCCGAAATCCCCATTATCCTTAGCGGCGAATCACCGGCTCTTAAAACGAAAACGAATATTATTGAACAACTGATTAACAGTATCCAGGTTGAGGCTTTCCCCGCCGAAATGCCGCCGCATATAGAGATTGATATCAGCAATTTAGCTCAAGACGGAGACTCTGTTTATGTAAAGGATATCGTCTTTGAAGATGATGTTGCAACGACAGCCGACCCCGAACAGCTAATCGCCAAAATCACCAAGATTAAAGCCATAGCTGAAGAGGAAGTTGAAGTAACGGCAGCCGAAGACGCGGAAACCGTTAGCACACCGGACTCTGAAGCAACAGATGAAACGGAACCTGCTGCGGAATAA
- a CDS encoding amidohydrolase family protein, which yields MIIDFHTHIFPPQIINNRDYYGQTDHCFGTLYSNPKAKLITAEELIASMDDCKVDISVVQNIGWTTHELCVETNNYILESIQKYPDRLIGFCSVQPLSMGEAIEEINRCAAGGMRGVGELRPDVQMLDIADKDFTQPLADALVKNNMILLTHSSEPVGHQYAGKGTVTPHMLYSLIYNHPELTIVCAHWGGGLPFYALMPEVEIAMENVYFDSAASPFLYKPAIYKQVSAIIGEDKILFGSDYPLMPQSRVIKEILLEDLPDITKMKILGENARNLLRIN from the coding sequence ATGATTATTGATTTTCATACGCATATATTCCCGCCGCAGATAATAAATAACCGCGATTATTACGGTCAAACCGACCACTGCTTCGGCACGCTCTACAGTAACCCGAAAGCAAAACTGATTACCGCCGAAGAGCTTATCGCAAGCATGGACGATTGCAAGGTGGATATCTCGGTGGTGCAAAATATAGGCTGGACAACCCATGAACTTTGTGTTGAAACCAATAATTATATTCTCGAATCAATCCAAAAATACCCCGACAGGCTAATCGGTTTTTGCAGTGTCCAGCCCTTGTCAATGGGGGAGGCAATCGAAGAAATCAACCGTTGTGCCGCCGGTGGTATGCGCGGGGTGGGGGAATTAAGACCGGATGTCCAAATGCTGGATATCGCCGACAAAGACTTTACACAACCCCTTGCGGATGCGCTGGTTAAAAACAATATGATTCTGCTTACCCACAGCTCCGAGCCGGTCGGGCACCAATACGCGGGGAAGGGAACCGTAACGCCGCATATGCTTTATTCTTTGATTTACAACCACCCCGAACTGACAATTGTCTGCGCCCATTGGGGAGGGGGGTTACCTTTTTATGCGCTGATGCCCGAGGTTGAAATTGCAATGGAAAACGTTTATTTTGATTCGGCCGCTTCACCTTTTCTTTACAAACCGGCAATCTATAAACAGGTTAGCGCAATTATCGGGGAGGATAAAATCCTTTTCGGGAGTGATTATCCCTTAATGCCCCAATCCCGTGTTATCAAAGAAATACTTTTAGAGGATTTACCGGATATTACAAAAATGAAAATACTCGGAGAAAACGCGCGTAATCTGCTAAGGATTAACTAA
- a CDS encoding ComF family protein, which produces MLPILGKFKRIALDLLFPLRCIECGKEGNLICQDCRAQLQWISAPVCSFCGVDKPIDKPCTSCPTFKPVIDGVRAPLRYEGIIRSAVHQLKYRNLRAIAIPLASVMADYLAKNPLPYDIIMPVPLHFKKLRERGYNQSELLAKEIGKITSLPVNTKCLIRIRQTPAQAMTKGRDERYVNLTDAFSCLNNDTVGKRVLLIDDVATSCATLDACAQALKSAGAVSVWGFTLARDIRK; this is translated from the coding sequence ATGTTACCTATCTTAGGCAAATTCAAACGGATAGCGCTGGATTTGCTGTTCCCTTTGCGCTGTATTGAATGCGGTAAAGAAGGTAATCTGATATGCCAGGATTGCCGCGCCCAACTGCAATGGATATCGGCGCCGGTATGCTCCTTTTGCGGTGTTGACAAACCCATTGACAAACCTTGTACAAGCTGCCCGACATTCAAACCGGTTATCGACGGGGTTCGCGCCCCGCTGCGCTACGAAGGCATTATTCGTTCCGCCGTGCATCAATTAAAATACCGCAACCTTAGGGCCATTGCCATCCCTTTGGCATCCGTAATGGCGGATTACCTTGCAAAAAATCCTTTGCCCTATGACATTATTATGCCTGTACCCTTGCACTTCAAAAAACTGCGCGAACGCGGCTATAATCAATCCGAGTTACTGGCTAAGGAAATTGGAAAAATTACGAGTTTGCCGGTTAATACAAAATGTCTTATTCGCATTAGACAGACCCCTGCACAAGCCATGACAAAAGGGAGAGATGAAAGGTATGTTAACCTTACCGATGCCTTTTCTTGTCTTAATAACGACACAGTGGGGAAAAGAGTACTGTTGATTGATGATGTGGCAACGTCTTGTGCAACTTTGGATGCCTGCGCACAAGCGCTAAAGTCAGCAGGTGCCGTTTCCGTTTGGGGTTTTACACTGGCCAGAGATATCCGCAAATAA
- a CDS encoding ATP-binding cassette domain-containing protein — MQNNGKGTAVAVQVNNIYKTYGKKTVVSDVSFSVEKGEIFGLIGPNGAGKTTSIRMMMDIIKPDSGEVYILGEKFREETKNKIGYLPEERGLYKKQTVTETLKYMASLKGNAVSDKRIEEMLNRVGMLPHKNKKIEEMSRGMGQLIQFLVTVIHNPALIILDEPFSGLDPVNTEILKGLILELKEEGKSIIFSTHQMSQVEELCDRLFMINKGAEVLYGNLNEIKRKYRANSVFIAYEGEAGTLKGVTESRQKDGYTEFFLDSKTLPQDLLQQLLDKKVMVTRFEVGTPSLHEIFIRIAGANGDGNG, encoded by the coding sequence ATGCAAAATAACGGCAAAGGAACGGCTGTAGCCGTACAAGTAAATAATATTTATAAGACGTACGGCAAAAAAACAGTGGTTTCCGATGTTTCTTTTTCCGTTGAAAAAGGCGAGATTTTTGGTCTTATCGGCCCTAACGGCGCCGGTAAGACCACTTCTATCCGTATGATGATGGATATTATCAAACCGGATTCGGGCGAGGTTTACATTCTCGGTGAAAAGTTCCGCGAAGAAACCAAAAACAAAATCGGCTATCTCCCCGAAGAAAGGGGTTTGTATAAAAAACAAACCGTTACGGAAACCTTAAAATATATGGCGTCGCTTAAAGGCAATGCCGTATCCGATAAACGCATCGAAGAAATGCTAAACCGTGTCGGAATGCTCCCTCACAAAAACAAAAAAATCGAGGAAATGAGCCGCGGCATGGGGCAGCTTATTCAGTTTTTGGTAACCGTGATTCACAACCCGGCCTTGATAATTTTAGACGAACCGTTTTCGGGGTTGGATCCGGTTAACACCGAAATTCTGAAAGGGTTGATTTTAGAACTCAAAGAGGAAGGCAAATCAATCATTTTCAGTACGCATCAGATGAGCCAGGTTGAAGAACTTTGCGACCGCCTTTTTATGATTAACAAAGGGGCTGAGGTTCTTTACGGTAACTTAAATGAAATCAAGCGCAAATACCGCGCCAACTCTGTTTTTATTGCTTACGAAGGGGAAGCCGGTACCTTAAAAGGGGTCACCGAAAGCCGCCAAAAAGACGGCTACACCGAATTTTTCCTTGATTCAAAAACGCTACCGCAAGATTTGCTGCAACAACTGCTTGATAAAAAAGTAATGGTAACCCGCTTTGAAGTCGGGACGCCGAGCCTGCATGAAATCTTTATCCGCATAGCAGGAGCGAACGGAGACGGCAATGGGTAA
- a CDS encoding ABC transporter permease: protein MGKIKTIFKRELLNTVKRKSFILVTVAFPLLGLLVIGGIGFFQSAEEGPVNDIRIGYVDEPGDFNGNLTYGNVTLVPQEDWQSAFDNMSNGLISQFFVIPRDYMANGNILRYTFSREVDVPYEVYNTIEMFLLNNILEGKVDSSIANRVAYPLFLSNFTLSSGGEVSDQQGGFASVIIPYIFSLLLVMAIFTSSGFLLQGLGEEKENRVMEILLSSVSSTQLITGKVLGLGCAGLIQIGVWLVSARILADMASTSIGGILSGLSIPTDYLIVSLIYFVTGYLLFAIIMAGAGSIGATARESQQFSTIFTLMAVVPFFFMIQILESPAGALAQFLTFFPITAPITVIMRMAVIDIPIWELGVSIAIMVAAIFGSILLAAKIFRTFLLMHGKTPKLGEIIKTLRQA, encoded by the coding sequence ATGGGTAAAATAAAAACCATTTTCAAGCGCGAACTGTTAAACACCGTAAAAAGGAAATCGTTTATTTTGGTTACGGTTGCTTTCCCGCTGTTGGGGCTTTTGGTAATCGGCGGGATTGGCTTTTTCCAGAGCGCCGAAGAAGGCCCCGTTAATGATATCAGAATCGGTTATGTCGATGAGCCGGGGGATTTTAACGGTAATTTAACATACGGCAACGTAACGCTTGTTCCGCAGGAAGATTGGCAAAGCGCTTTTGATAATATGTCAAACGGTTTAATCAGCCAATTTTTTGTTATTCCCCGGGATTACATGGCTAACGGCAATATATTAAGATATACCTTTTCCAGAGAAGTCGATGTCCCTTACGAAGTTTACAACACTATTGAAATGTTTCTGCTTAATAACATTCTGGAAGGGAAAGTCGATAGCAGCATCGCCAACCGAGTGGCTTACCCCCTTTTCCTAAGTAACTTTACTCTTTCATCCGGTGGTGAGGTTTCCGACCAGCAAGGCGGATTTGCCTCGGTTATTATCCCTTATATTTTCAGCTTATTATTAGTTATGGCAATCTTTACTTCTTCCGGCTTTTTACTCCAAGGGCTGGGGGAGGAAAAAGAAAACAGGGTAATGGAAATCTTATTATCCTCGGTTTCGTCAACACAGCTTATTACCGGTAAAGTGCTCGGGTTGGGGTGTGCCGGGCTGATTCAGATTGGGGTCTGGCTTGTTTCCGCCAGAATCCTTGCCGATATGGCCTCGACTTCAATCGGCGGGATATTAAGCGGGCTCTCAATTCCAACCGATTATTTGATTGTCAGCCTTATTTATTTTGTGACGGGTTATCTTTTATTTGCCATCATTATGGCCGGTGCCGGTTCCATCGGCGCTACCGCCCGTGAAAGCCAACAATTTTCGACAATCTTTACCCTTATGGCAGTAGTCCCGTTTTTCTTTATGATTCAGATTCTGGAGTCACCGGCGGGCGCTTTAGCACAATTCCTCACCTTCTTCCCAATAACCGCCCCAATAACGGTTATAATGCGAATGGCGGTTATTGATATCCCGATCTGGGAACTGGGCGTAAGCATTGCAATTATGGTCGCTGCCATTTTTGGCTCAATTTTGCTGGCCGCCAAGATATTCCGCACATTCCTTTTGATGCACGGCAAAACACCGAAACTGGGTGAAATTATAAAGACGTTAAGACAGGCCTAA
- the thpR gene encoding RNA 2',3'-cyclic phosphodiesterase — protein sequence MEIIRAFIAIELPQSLKEELAKLQEKLKANTSCVKWVSPDSIHLTLKFLGDIEKTNVNLIASAMDEAARKISPFSLCVGELGAFPNSRRIQVVWVGLEGASDTLDKLYLSLESEAEKIGFPPEKKAFKPHLTLGRIGMHVSESERQKFGELVQKSSANISYTFEAADISLMQSTLTPQGAIYNRLHKANFTGADYNR from the coding sequence TTGGAAATAATACGTGCCTTTATTGCCATTGAACTCCCGCAAAGCCTAAAAGAAGAACTTGCTAAATTACAGGAGAAACTAAAAGCAAACACCTCGTGCGTCAAATGGGTTTCACCTGACAGCATTCACTTGACCCTAAAATTTCTTGGTGATATCGAAAAAACAAACGTAAACCTAATCGCAAGTGCGATGGACGAAGCCGCAAGAAAAATAAGCCCCTTTAGTTTATGCGTTGGGGAGCTGGGAGCATTCCCCAACAGCCGGAGGATACAGGTAGTCTGGGTGGGGCTGGAAGGAGCCTCGGACACCCTGGACAAACTCTACCTCAGCCTTGAATCCGAGGCAGAAAAAATCGGTTTCCCGCCTGAAAAAAAGGCCTTTAAACCGCATTTAACGCTGGGGCGCATTGGCATGCACGTATCTGAGAGTGAACGCCAAAAATTCGGTGAGCTTGTTCAAAAAAGCAGCGCTAACATCAGTTACACATTTGAGGCAGCCGATATCAGCCTAATGCAAAGCACGCTGACACCGCAGGGCGCAATTTATAACAGGCTACATAAAGCAAACTTTACGGGCGCTGATTACAATCGTTAG